The Acaryochloris sp. CCMEE 5410 genome includes the window TCTAATAATCTGTTTTTGAAATACCCTCCGTAGTATTTTTGTTTTCCATGAGTATCATTTTCTCGCCACTTTTTTGAAAGTCTTTTCTTGTCTCTATTACTCTTTTACATAAGATACTGAAAGATCATTCTAAGAATAAGGTTGGAGTTATGCAGCATCAACATCATCACGGACACAATCAACATTCTCACGGTAGTCACGGAGGACACGATAAGCATGCGGGACACAGTCCCGAAATGTTCAAAAATCGCTTTTTTATCTGTCTAGTCCTCACCATCCCCGTACTTTACTTTTCTCCTGCCTTTCAGGCTTGGTTTAACTATCAAGCTATTCAGCTTCCAGGCTCGAACTGGATCAACCCCATCTTGGCGACCGTTATTTACTTTTATGGAGGTTGGGTCTTTATTCGAGGTTCGTGGCGGGAAATAAAAGGAAAAATCGGCATGATGACCTTGATTTCTCTAGCCATTACCGTTGCTTTTGTCTATAGTTTGGCAGTAACCATCGGTTTGGAAGGGGAGCCATTTTTCTGGGAATTGGTCACCTTAATCGACATCATGTTACTGGGTCACTGGATTGAAATGGCATCAGTTCAGGGAGCCAGCCGTGCTTTAGAACAATTAGCCAAGCTAATGCCTTCGACAGCGCATCGACTGATAGGCAGTGAGATTGAAGATGTCCCTTTAGAGGAACTTCGAGAAGGAGATCTGATCTTGATTCGTCCTGGGGAGCAAGTTCCCATTGATGGGGTTGTTGTTGAAGGTGCATCAAGTGCTAACGAAGCTTTCCTCACTGGGGAATCTCGCCCGGTGAATAAACGGGAAGGAGATGAGGTTGTGACTGGGGCAGTCAACGGTGAGGGAGCCTTAAAAGCGGAAGTGATTCGGACGGGAGACCAGACTGCCCTCAGTCAGATTATGCGTTTGGTTGAAGAAGCCCAGAATTCGAGAAGTAAGTATCAGGTTCTGGCCGACAAAGCTGCTTATTGGTTAACCTTGATTGCCATTGCTGTAGGAACGTTGACCTTTGTAGTTTGGCTATCAACTGAAGAAGGACTGGTGTTTGCGATTAATCGAACGGTTACCGTATTGGTTATTGCCTGTCCCCATGCCCTTGGATTGGCGATTCCTCTGGTGATTGTCAATGGAACTGCAATCGCTGCTAAAAATGGGATTCTCGTCCGTAACCGCGAAGCTTTCGAGCGAGCTAAAACGATTAAGTATGCTGCTTTCGATAAAACTGGTACTTTGACAGAAGGACGGTTTGGCGTACAGCGAATTTATACCGAAGGCTTAAGCGATGAGCAAGCTTTGGCAATTGCTACAGCATTAGAGTCTCTATCAGAGCATCCTCTAGCTCAAGCAGTTGTGGAAGCAGCCCACCAGCTAAGAGTACAATCACCTACCGTCAATGATTTTAAGGCAGTCCCTGGTATGGGGGTAGAGGGGGTTATCAACGGCAAAACCTACCGAGTTGGACGACCAGAGTGGCCCAAAGATCTAGGTTTCTATTTTTCTTCTGAGCTTGAACGGGGTTTGGCAAAAGCAGAATCCAGGGGTGAAAGCGTCATTGCCTTGATGGATGAAAATCAAACCCTAGCTTTGTTCGCTTTGGCAGATCGGGTACGTGACAGTGCCAGAGAATTAGTTCACAGTTTGGACTCGATTGGCGTCCAGGTAGCAATGATCACAGGGGATGCTAAAGCAGTGGCCCAGGCTGTTGCCACTGACTTGGGTATTAAACGGTTTTACGCCCGAGTTTTGCCCCAGGATAAAGTCCGAATTGTCAAAGAATTAAAGGCTGAAGGAGCCACCGTCTTTACAGGGGATGGGATTAATGATGCTCCTGCATTATTAGAAGCCGATCTGGGAGTTGCCATTGGCGCGGGAACCAATGTAGCCATTGAATCTGCCGATTTGGTTTTAGTCAAGGATAATCCGATGGATGTAGGGCGAGCCTTAAAACTTGGCAAGGCAACCAATAACAAAATGATACAGAATTTGTTCTGGGCAACGGGCTATAACGTTATTGCTATTCCCTTAGCAGCTGGTGTTGCTTATCCTTTGGGCTTTGTGCTTTCCCCCGCAGTAGGAGCTGTATTTATGAGCCTTTCTAC containing:
- a CDS encoding heavy metal translocating P-type ATPase, which produces MQHQHHHGHNQHSHGSHGGHDKHAGHSPEMFKNRFFICLVLTIPVLYFSPAFQAWFNYQAIQLPGSNWINPILATVIYFYGGWVFIRGSWREIKGKIGMMTLISLAITVAFVYSLAVTIGLEGEPFFWELVTLIDIMLLGHWIEMASVQGASRALEQLAKLMPSTAHRLIGSEIEDVPLEELREGDLILIRPGEQVPIDGVVVEGASSANEAFLTGESRPVNKREGDEVVTGAVNGEGALKAEVIRTGDQTALSQIMRLVEEAQNSRSKYQVLADKAAYWLTLIAIAVGTLTFVVWLSTEEGLVFAINRTVTVLVIACPHALGLAIPLVIVNGTAIAAKNGILVRNREAFERAKTIKYAAFDKTGTLTEGRFGVQRIYTEGLSDEQALAIATALESLSEHPLAQAVVEAAHQLRVQSPTVNDFKAVPGMGVEGVINGKTYRVGRPEWPKDLGFYFSSELERGLAKAESRGESVIALMDENQTLALFALADRVRDSARELVHSLDSIGVQVAMITGDAKAVAQAVATDLGIKRFYARVLPQDKVRIVKELKAEGATVFTGDGINDAPALLEADLGVAIGAGTNVAIESADLVLVKDNPMDVGRALKLGKATNNKMIQNLFWATGYNVIAIPLAAGVAYPLGFVLSPAVGAVFMSLSTVIVSLNAVTLRRVRLN